One segment of Vagococcus martis DNA contains the following:
- the mreC gene encoding rod shape-determining protein MreC has product MKKNNSSRNIIIAVTIVIVIILLVTFSAMQRDNNKKSLPGQSQTNNVIAKVDNVVKAPFRLLESGVKSINNLFNTYTENQELKKQIDKSVSLEAELASQKAETRKLKEQLKLNDTLTDYDVINASVINRSPDSWQDVLIINKGTKDGIEANMAVMGDKGLIGRVIIAESGSSKVELLTTQNQNTNHFPVMIQTKDEKTAYGLMEGYNSKTHTLIVSQLTSVDNIKKGDLVSTSGLGNNSPEGLVVGEVKEVKKNKTGLNAEVLVTPVADMYDVSSVTVIKRLAGKQEVE; this is encoded by the coding sequence GTGAAAAAAAATAATTCAAGTCGAAATATTATTATAGCTGTGACGATAGTGATAGTGATTATATTATTAGTAACATTTAGTGCGATGCAACGAGATAATAATAAAAAAAGTTTACCCGGACAGTCGCAAACTAATAATGTGATTGCAAAAGTAGATAATGTTGTTAAGGCACCATTTAGATTATTAGAAAGTGGTGTAAAAAGTATTAATAATTTATTTAATACTTATACAGAAAATCAAGAATTGAAAAAACAAATTGATAAAAGTGTTTCACTAGAAGCAGAGTTGGCAAGTCAAAAAGCTGAAACAAGAAAATTAAAAGAACAGTTGAAACTCAATGATACCTTAACTGATTATGACGTGATTAATGCAAGTGTGATCAATCGTTCGCCAGATAGTTGGCAAGATGTCCTTATTATCAATAAAGGAACTAAGGATGGTATTGAAGCTAACATGGCAGTTATGGGAGATAAAGGGTTAATTGGTCGTGTCATTATTGCTGAATCAGGAAGTTCGAAAGTAGAATTACTGACAACCCAAAATCAAAATACTAATCATTTTCCTGTGATGATTCAAACTAAAGATGAAAAAACAGCGTATGGTTTAATGGAAGGTTACAATAGTAAAACTCACACATTGATTGTTTCTCAATTAACAAGTGTTGATAATATCAAAAAAGGTGATTTAGTGTCGACTTCTGGTTTAGGAAACAATTCTCCTGAAGGATTGGTTGTTGGTGAAGTAAAAGAAGTGAAGAAAAATAAAACAGGCCTAAATGCAGAAGTATTAGTAACTCCAGTTGCTGATATGTATGATGTGTCTAGTGTGACAGTTATTAAGAGATTAGCAGGGAAGCAAGAGGTGGAATAA
- the adhE gene encoding bifunctional acetaldehyde-CoA/alcohol dehydrogenase has protein sequence MKDKNKKAEVKEQSVTETIDHLVANAQEALKEMKTFDQEKVDHIVHQMAMAALNEHMPLAKLAVEETGRGIYEDKAIKNMFASESIWNNIKNDKTVGVINEDEQKQIIEIADPVGVVCGVTPTTNPTSTTIFKAMIAIKTRNPIIFAFHPSAQKSSAAAAKVVRDAAVKAGAPENCIQWIDTPSIEATNTLMNHEGVAIVLATGGSGMVKAAYSTGKPALGVGPGNTPAYVEKSAKIKRAVNDLITSKSFDNGMICASEQGVIVDKEIYDAVKKEFEAHQVYFVKPNELEKLEKAVMNETKTAVNPKIVGHSAVSIAKDAGIKVPEGTKILVAELEDAGPDYPLSREKLSPVLAMFKANNTEHGLELCEKMLKLNGEGHTAVLHSEDEDLQLAFGLRMNACRILINSPAAQGGIGDIYNEMIPSLTLGCGSYGKNSVSKNVSAVNLINTKTLTKRRNNMQWFKLPEKIYFELNSIQYLQKMKDVERVFIVCDPGMVEFGYAQKVIDELMKRQNKVKFEMFSDVEPNPSTDTVYAGTEQMMKFQPDTVIAIGGGSAIDAAKGMWLFYEHPETEFFGAKQKFLDIRKRAYKIPEARKAKMVAIPTTSGTGAEVTPFAVITDSETHVKYPLADYALTPDVAIIDPQFVMSVPASVTADTGMDVLTHAIESYVSVMASDYTRGLSLQAIKLVFENLEDSVKNPNLENREKMHNASTMAGMAFANAFLGICHSIAHKIGGEYGIPHGRTNAILLPHIIRYNAKDPSKHALFPKYDYFRADTDYADIARFLGLKGNTTEELVDALAKAVDDLGKRVGIDMNLSAQGLSKKTLDETVDRMAELAYEDQCTTANPKEPLISELKQIIIDSYEGN, from the coding sequence TTGAAAGATAAAAATAAAAAAGCTGAAGTAAAAGAACAATCAGTAACAGAAACAATTGACCATTTAGTCGCTAATGCTCAAGAAGCATTAAAAGAAATGAAAACTTTTGATCAAGAAAAAGTGGATCATATCGTTCACCAAATGGCTATGGCTGCCTTGAATGAACATATGCCTTTAGCCAAATTAGCAGTAGAAGAAACTGGCCGTGGTATTTATGAAGATAAAGCAATCAAAAACATGTTTGCTTCTGAAAGTATTTGGAACAACATTAAAAATGATAAAACTGTTGGAGTTATCAATGAAGATGAACAAAAACAAATCATCGAAATTGCTGACCCAGTCGGAGTTGTGTGTGGGGTAACACCAACAACAAACCCAACATCAACAACCATTTTCAAAGCAATGATTGCGATTAAAACACGTAACCCAATTATTTTTGCTTTCCATCCAAGCGCACAAAAATCATCTGCAGCAGCGGCAAAAGTTGTAAGAGATGCAGCAGTTAAAGCTGGCGCTCCTGAAAACTGTATTCAATGGATTGATACACCATCTATTGAAGCAACAAATACATTAATGAACCATGAAGGTGTAGCAATTGTTCTTGCAACTGGTGGTTCTGGAATGGTTAAAGCAGCTTACTCAACTGGTAAACCAGCTCTTGGAGTAGGTCCTGGTAACACGCCTGCTTATGTTGAAAAATCAGCTAAGATCAAACGTGCGGTAAACGACTTAATTACATCTAAATCATTCGATAATGGTATGATTTGTGCGTCAGAGCAAGGTGTCATTGTTGATAAAGAAATCTACGATGCAGTGAAAAAAGAATTTGAAGCTCATCAAGTATACTTTGTAAAACCAAATGAACTAGAAAAATTAGAAAAAGCCGTGATGAATGAAACAAAAACAGCTGTTAATCCTAAAATTGTTGGACATTCAGCAGTATCTATCGCTAAAGATGCTGGAATTAAAGTACCAGAAGGAACTAAAATTTTAGTAGCTGAATTAGAAGATGCTGGTCCAGATTATCCATTATCACGTGAAAAATTATCTCCAGTATTAGCAATGTTTAAAGCTAACAATACTGAGCATGGTTTAGAATTATGTGAAAAAATGTTAAAACTTAATGGTGAAGGACATACAGCTGTTCTACATTCTGAAGATGAAGACTTACAATTAGCATTTGGTTTAAGAATGAATGCTTGTCGTATTTTAATTAACTCTCCAGCGGCTCAAGGTGGTATTGGTGATATCTACAACGAAATGATTCCGTCATTAACTTTAGGTTGTGGCTCTTATGGTAAAAACTCAGTATCTAAAAACGTTTCAGCAGTTAATTTGATTAACACTAAAACTTTAACGAAACGGAGAAATAACATGCAATGGTTTAAATTACCTGAAAAAATCTACTTTGAATTAAACTCAATTCAATACTTACAAAAAATGAAAGACGTTGAACGTGTATTCATCGTTTGTGACCCAGGTATGGTTGAATTTGGTTATGCTCAAAAAGTTATTGACGAATTAATGAAACGTCAAAATAAAGTGAAATTCGAAATGTTCTCAGATGTTGAACCTAACCCTTCAACAGATACAGTTTATGCTGGTACAGAACAAATGATGAAATTCCAACCTGATACAGTTATTGCTATTGGTGGTGGATCTGCAATTGATGCGGCTAAAGGTATGTGGTTATTCTACGAACATCCAGAAACAGAATTCTTTGGCGCTAAACAAAAATTTTTAGATATTCGTAAACGTGCTTACAAAATTCCTGAAGCAAGAAAAGCAAAAATGGTTGCTATTCCAACAACATCAGGTACTGGTGCGGAAGTAACACCATTTGCGGTTATTACAGATAGTGAAACACATGTTAAATACCCATTAGCAGACTATGCATTAACTCCAGACGTGGCAATTATTGACCCACAATTTGTTATGAGTGTTCCTGCTTCAGTTACAGCTGATACTGGTATGGACGTATTAACTCATGCAATCGAGTCATATGTATCTGTTATGGCAAGTGATTACACGAGAGGTTTAAGCTTACAAGCTATTAAATTAGTCTTTGAAAACTTAGAAGACTCAGTTAAAAATCCTAACTTAGAAAATCGTGAAAAAATGCATAATGCTTCTACAATGGCTGGTATGGCATTTGCCAATGCATTCTTAGGTATTTGTCACTCAATCGCTCATAAAATTGGTGGAGAATACGGTATTCCTCATGGACGTACTAATGCGATTCTTTTACCACACATTATTCGCTACAATGCAAAAGATCCTTCAAAACATGCATTGTTCCCTAAATATGATTACTTTAGAGCTGACACAGATTACGCAGACATCGCCCGTTTCTTAGGACTTAAAGGCAACACAACAGAAGAATTAGTAGATGCTTTAGCTAAAGCTGTTGATGACTTAGGAAAACGTGTTGGAATCGACATGAACTTATCAGCACAAGGATTAAGCAAAAAAACATTGGATGAAACAGTTGATCGCATGGCTGAACTTGCTTACGAAGATCAATGTACAACTGCTAACCCTAAAGAACCATTAATTAGTGAATTAAAACAAATCATTATTGATTCTTATGAAGGTAACTAA
- a CDS encoding polyphosphate polymerase domain-containing protein, translating to MKSKKEFKRKEHKYLIPEDLYETFMSDLQHYMSVDKYGLHTIMSLYYDTDDFQLIKHSMEKPDYKEKLRVRCYQTPNDSFPVFLELKKKIRGTVYKSRIELPYKDYLNLESPDELSKEITTSQTYKEINWVRKRYKNLKPRVLISYDRLSLFEPNDPNFRVTFDHNIRFRTHDLSLKNGSYGKIIAPEIGVLMEVKVLGAYPLWFVDLLNKYGLRKASFSKYSQTYTRYIHKPVAEVMTHVS from the coding sequence ATGAAATCAAAAAAAGAATTTAAACGAAAAGAACACAAATATCTGATACCAGAAGATTTATATGAAACATTTATGTCAGACTTACAACATTATATGTCTGTTGATAAATATGGTTTACATACTATTATGTCTCTCTACTATGACACAGATGACTTTCAATTAATTAAACATTCAATGGAAAAACCTGACTACAAAGAAAAGTTACGTGTCAGATGTTATCAAACACCCAATGACTCATTCCCTGTTTTTCTTGAATTAAAAAAGAAAATTCGAGGTACAGTTTATAAAAGTCGAATTGAGTTACCATATAAAGACTATTTGAATTTGGAATCACCTGATGAGTTATCAAAAGAGATTACGACTTCCCAAACTTACAAAGAAATCAATTGGGTTCGCAAACGATATAAAAATTTAAAACCTAGAGTGTTAATTTCCTATGATCGCCTTTCTCTCTTTGAACCAAATGATCCAAATTTCCGTGTGACATTTGACCATAATATTCGATTCAGAACACATGATTTATCACTAAAAAATGGAAGTTACGGTAAAATCATCGCACCTGAAATTGGTGTTCTAATGGAAGTTAAAGTGCTAGGTGCTTATCCTCTATGGTTTGTTGATTTATTAAATAAATATGGTTTACGAAAAGCTAGTTTTTCAAAATACTCACAAACGTATACTCGATATATTCATAAACCAGTAGCTGAGGTGATGACACATGTTAGCTAG